In one window of Strix uralensis isolate ZFMK-TIS-50842 unplaced genomic scaffold, bStrUra1 scaffold_220, whole genome shotgun sequence DNA:
- the LOC141938617 gene encoding uncharacterized protein LOC141938617 — MEPRTGTAEETPKEMAAAGAPPGRPYICSECGKAFGQWSKLERHRRSHTGERPNACGECGKRFAQRSHLAQHLRTHTGERPYKCGDCGKAFGWSSNLAQHRRTHTGERPYACGECGKAFSQSTNLVKHQRAHAGERPYACGQCRKAFYRSSDLLQHQASHSGERPYRCGQCGKSFAQRANLLKHGKTHGGEKPFRCGECGKGFVQSSELIQHQRSHSGEKPFACGECGKRFGHGATLAKHRRLHLGLQPHRCGECGRAFGLRSALARHQRAHGEERPFACGECGQAFALRSNLALHRRTHAGERPYRCGECGKAFGMSSTLVRHQRIHTGEKPYGCAECGRAFVRSAHLEQHRRTHTGERPYGCARCGRRFSQSSNLITHERVHLEEAHGAAQGPAGLGTSQGRPALGVLEGQPGLEALEGHPKTKVLGAQPSLEVLEGEPGLEALEGHPKTKMLGAQPSLEVLEGQPGLEALEGHPKTKTFEMQPSVDMLEGQPGVEALEGHPKTKMLGVQPSLEVLEGQPGLEALEGHPKTKVLGAQPRVDVLEGQPGLEALEGPPQTETLDEQPTAAVPGARPRPRSPREPPNTRRFGARRGREAPGGGEEPLPSTQGRDPPPYDAIG, encoded by the exons atGGAGCCCCGGACCGGGACCGCCGAGGAGACCCCCAAGGAGATGGCGGCAG ccggagccccccccggccgcccctaCATCTGCAGCGAGTGCGGCAAAGCCTTCGGGCAGTGGTCGAAGCTGGAGCGTCACCGGCGCAGCCACACGGGCGAGCGGCCCAACGCCTGCGGCGAGTGCGGCAAACGCTTCGCCCAGCGCTCGCACCTGGCCCAGCACCTGCGCACGCACACGGGCGAGCGCCCCTACAAGTGCGGCGACTGCGGCAAAGCCTTCGGCTGGAGCTCCAACCTGGCCCAGCACCGCCGCACCCACACGGGCGAGCGCCCCTACGCCTGCGGCGAGTGCGGCAAAGCCTTCAGCCAGAGCACCAACCTGGTGAAGCACCAGCGCGCCCACGCCGGCGAGCGGCCCTACGCCTGCGGGCAGTGCCGGAAGGCGTTTTACCGCAGCTCCGACCTCCTCCAGCACCAGGCCAGCCACTCGGGCGAGCGGCCCTACCGCTGCGGCCAGTGCGGCAAGAGCTTCGCCCAGCGCGCCAACCTGCTCAAGCACGGCAAGACGCACGGCGGCGAGAAGCCCTTCCGCTGCGGCGAGTGCGGCAAAGGCTTCGTGCAGAGCTCGGAGCTCATCCAGCACCAGCGCAGCCACAGCGGCGAGAAGCCCTTCGCCTGCGGGGAGTGCGGCAAGCGCTTCGGCCACGGGGCCACCCTGGCCAAGCACCGGCGGCTGCACCTGGGCCTGCAGCCGCACCGCTGCGGGGAGTGCGGGCGAGCCTTCGGCTTGCGCTCGGCGCTGGCGCGGCACCAGCGGGCGCACGGGGAGGAGCGGCCCTTCGCCTGCGGGGAGTGCGGGCAGGCCTTCGCCCTGCGCTCCAACCTGGCGCTGCACCGGCGCACGCACGCCGGCGAGCGGCCCTACCGCTGCGGCGAGTGCGGCAAAGCCTTCGGCATGAGCTCCACCCTGGTGCGGCACCAGCGCATCCACACCGGCGAGAAGCCCTACGGCTGCGCCGAGTGCGGCCGCGCCTTCGTCCGCAGCGCCCACCTGGAGCAGCACCGGCGCACCCACACCGGCGAGCGGCCCTACGGCTGCGCCCGCTGCGGGCGGCGCTTCAGCCAGAGCTCCAACCTCATCACCCACGAGCGGGTGCACCTGGAGGAGGCCCACGGGGCGGCGCAGGGGCCCGCCGGCCTGGGGACGTCGCAGGGGCGACCGGCGTTGGGTGTGCTGGAGGGTCAGCCGGGCTTGGAGGCGTTGGAGGGGCACCCAAAGACCAAGGTGTTGGGTGCTCAACCAAGTTTGGAGGTGCTGGAAGGTGAACCAGGCTTGGAAGCATTGGAGGGGCACCCAAAGACCAAGATGTTGGGTGCTCAACCAAGTTTGGAGGTGCTGGAGGGTCAACCAGGATTGGAGGCGCTGGAGGGGCACCCAAAGACCAAGACATTTGAGATGCAGCCAAGCGTGGACATGTTGGAGGGTCAACCAGGAGTGGAGGCGTTGGAAGGGCACCCAAAGACCAAGATGTTGGGTGTTCAACCAAGTTTGGAGGTGCTGGAAGGTCAACCAGGCTTGGAGGCGCTGGAGGGGCACCCAAAGACCAAGGTGTTGGGTGCTCAACCACGTGTGGACGTGCTGGAGGGTCAGCCGGGCTTGGAGGCGCTGGAGGGGCCCCCCCAGACCGAGACGTTGGACGAGCAGCCGACCGCAGCGGTGCCGGGGGCTCGGCCGCGCCCGCGGAGCCCCCGGGAGCCCCCGAACACGAGGAGATTTGGGGCGCGTCGAGGTCGGgaggcgccgggggggggggaggagcctctgcccagcacccaggggaGGGACCCGCCCCCCTACGACGCCATTGGCTGA
- the MAPK7 gene encoding mitogen-activated protein kinase 7 isoform X1 — protein sequence MTEAEAEAGGRREPPGRGSGAGGGPLALLKARALDVTFEVGDEYEVIETIGTGAYGVVSSARRRDTGQQVAIKKIPNAFDVVTNAKRTLRELKILKHFKHDNIIGIKDILKPTVPYGEFRSVYVVLDLMESDLHQIIHSAQPLTLEHVRYFLYQLLRGLKYIHSANVLHRDLKPSNLLVNENCELKIGDFGMARGLGADPRHAKAFLTEYVATRWYRAPELLLSLHRYTRAIDMWSVGCIFAEMLGRRQLFPGRNYVHQLQLIMAVLGTPPATVMAAIGAERVRAYVQSLPPRPAVPWESLFGDAEPAALALLGRMLRFDPRERVGVAEALRHPFLAKYHDPEDEPECVPAFDFAFDRRALTKEEIKAAIVAEIADFHARRDGIRRQIAFAPAGGAESAASGAGVGVNAANSAMANVNVPMGDINAANVGVNATNVNVGNVNMANANVNMASVNVANSGVTMANVNMGNVSMGNSTVNVANASVNMSSVNMANISTTMTNSSVSMANTAMANVNAANVNVPNAAVASVGPAWPCADVDMPSPGPAPAPDCPMDSPRVKAEPGAPVAPKRDGAISDDTKAALKAALLKSAMRNKSKEPPCVAPEAPEGRKPVTAAERQREREEKRRRRQERAKEREKKQRERERREPRGRGEGLRGLVLTDDDRHLLERWTKMRDGAPPRPPPPPRPPAPPPPPCPPPCGGPPDTWPGHEVWPEPPTAPLPADPDVATVTQQLSKSQVEDLLPPVFSVTPKGSGAGYGVGFDLEEFLSQSLDMVGDTKDSQGDSAPLSASLLADWLEVHRLSPAALESLQRDLQLGSPMVLADDLPDP from the exons ATGACGGAGGCGGAGGCGGAGGCTGGGGGTCGGCGGGAGCCCCCTGGACGGGGttcgggggccggggggggccccctGGCCCTGCTGAAGGCGCGGGCGCTGGACGTCACCTTCGAGGTGGGGGACGAGTACGAGGTCATCGAGACCATCGGCACCGGCGCCTACGGCGTCGTCagctccgcccgccgccgcgacACCG GCCAACAGGTGGCCATCAAGAAGATCCCCAACGCCTTCGACGTGGTGACCAACGCCAAGCGGACGCTGCGGGAGCTGAAGATCCTCAAGCACTTCAAGCACGACAACATCATCGGCATCAAGGACATCCTCAAACCCACCGTCCCTTACGGCGAGTTCCGCTCCGT CTACGTGGTGCTGGACCTGATGGAGAGCGACCTCCACCAGATCATCCACTCGGCGCAGCCGCTGACGCTGGAGCACGTCCGCTACTTCCTCTACCAGCTGCTGCGGGGCCTCAAGTACATCCACTCGGCCAACGTCCTCCACCGCGACCTGAAGCCAAGCAACCTCCTGGTCAACGAGAACTGCGAGCTGAAGATCGGTGACTTCGGCATGGCGCGGGGGCTGGGGGCCGACCCCCGGCACGCCAAGGCCTTCCTCACCGAGTACGTGGCCACCCGCTGGTACCGGGCGCcggagctgctgctctccctccacCGCTACACCCGCGCCATCGACATGTGGTCGGTTGGGTGCATCTTCGCTGAGATGTTGGGTCGCCGGCAGCTCTTCCCCGGCAGGAACTACGTCCACCAGCTGCAGCTCATCATGGCCGTGCTGGGAACGCCGCCGGCCACCGTCATGGCCGCCATCGGCGCCGAACGGGTGCGGGCGTACGTGCAGAGCCTGCCGCCGCGGCCGGCGGTGCCTTGGGAGAGCCTCTTCGGCGACGCCGAGCCGGCGGCGTTGGCGCTGTTGGGTCGGATGCTGCGTTTCGACCCGCGGGAGAGGGTGGGGGTGGCCGAGGCGCTGCGGCACCCATTTTTGGCCAAGTACCACGACCCCGAGGACGAGCCCGAGTGCGTCCCCGCCTTTGACTTCGCCTTCGACCGCCGGGCGCTCACCAAGGAGGAGATCAAGGCGGCCATCGTGGCCGAAATCGCCGACTTCCACGCCCGCCGCGACGGTATCCGGCGGCAAATCGCCTTCGCCCCGGCTGGCGGCGCCGAAAGCGCGGCCAGCGGGGCTGGCGTTGGTGTCAACGCAGCCAACAGCGCCATGGCCAACGTTAACGTCCCCATGGGCGACATCAACGCAGCCAACGTTGGCGTCAACGCAACGAACGTCAACGTGGGCAACGTCAACATGGCCAACGCCAATGTCAACATGGCCAGTGTCAACGTGGCCAACTCCGGCGTCACCATGGCCAATGTCAACATGGGCAATGTCAGCATGGGCAACTCCACTGTCAACGTGGCAAATGCCAGTGTCAACATGTCCAGCGTCAACATGGCCAACATCAGCACCACCATGACCAACAGCAGCGTCAGCATGGCCAACACCGCCATGGCCAACGTCAACGCGGCCAACGTCAACGTGCCCAATGCTGCAGTGGCCAGCGTTGGCCCGGCCTGGCCCTGCGCTGACGTGGACATGCcgagccccggccctgcccctgcccctgaCTGCCCAATGGACTCTCCCCGGGTGAAGGCGGAGCCGGGGGCCCCTGTGGCGCCCAAGCGGGACGGTGCCATCTCTGACGACACCAAGGCCGCGCTCAAGGCTGCTCTGCTCAAGTCAGCCATGAGGAACAAGAGCAAAG AGCCGCCGTGCGTGGCCCCGGAGGCCCCAGAGGGCCGGAAGCCGGTGACGGCGGCGGAGCGGCAGCGGGAGCGGGAGGAGAAGCGccggcggcggcaggagcgggCGAAGGAGCGGGAGAAGAAgcagcgggagcgggagcggcgcGAGCCCCGAGGCCGcggcgaggggctgcggggccTGGTCCTCACCGACGACGACCGCCACCTCCTCGAGCGTTGGACCAAGATGCGGGACGGGGCCCCGCCTCGCCCTCcgccccctccccgtccccccgcaccccctcctcccccttgcCCCCCACCTTGCGGGGGACCCCCCGACACCTGGCCGGGCCACGAGGTCTGGCCCGAGCCCCCCACCGCCCCTCTCCCGGCGGACCCCGACGTGGCCACCGTCACCCAGCAGCTCTCCAAGTCACAG GTGGAGGACCTGCTGCCCCCCGTCTTTTCGGTGACCCCGAAGGGGAGCGGAGCCGGCTACGGGGTGGGCTTCGACCTGGAGGAGTTCCTCAGCCAATCATTGGACATGGTGGGGGACACCAAGGACAG cCAAGGCGATTCGGCGCCGCTCTCGGCCTCGCTGCTCGCCGACTGGCTGGAGGTCCATCGCCTCAGCCCCGCCGCCCTCGAGAGCCTCCAGCGCGACCTCCAGCTCGGCTCCCCCATGGTGCTCGCCGACGACCTCCCTGACCCCTGA
- the MAPK7 gene encoding mitogen-activated protein kinase 7 isoform X2 encodes MESDLHQIIHSAQPLTLEHVRYFLYQLLRGLKYIHSANVLHRDLKPSNLLVNENCELKIGDFGMARGLGADPRHAKAFLTEYVATRWYRAPELLLSLHRYTRAIDMWSVGCIFAEMLGRRQLFPGRNYVHQLQLIMAVLGTPPATVMAAIGAERVRAYVQSLPPRPAVPWESLFGDAEPAALALLGRMLRFDPRERVGVAEALRHPFLAKYHDPEDEPECVPAFDFAFDRRALTKEEIKAAIVAEIADFHARRDGIRRQIAFAPAGGAESAASGAGVGVNAANSAMANVNVPMGDINAANVGVNATNVNVGNVNMANANVNMASVNVANSGVTMANVNMGNVSMGNSTVNVANASVNMSSVNMANISTTMTNSSVSMANTAMANVNAANVNVPNAAVASVGPAWPCADVDMPSPGPAPAPDCPMDSPRVKAEPGAPVAPKRDGAISDDTKAALKAALLKSAMRNKSKEPPCVAPEAPEGRKPVTAAERQREREEKRRRRQERAKEREKKQRERERREPRGRGEGLRGLVLTDDDRHLLERWTKMRDGAPPRPPPPPRPPAPPPPPCPPPCGGPPDTWPGHEVWPEPPTAPLPADPDVATVTQQLSKSQVEDLLPPVFSVTPKGSGAGYGVGFDLEEFLSQSLDMVGDTKDSQGDSAPLSASLLADWLEVHRLSPAALESLQRDLQLGSPMVLADDLPDP; translated from the exons ATGGAGAGCGACCTCCACCAGATCATCCACTCGGCGCAGCCGCTGACGCTGGAGCACGTCCGCTACTTCCTCTACCAGCTGCTGCGGGGCCTCAAGTACATCCACTCGGCCAACGTCCTCCACCGCGACCTGAAGCCAAGCAACCTCCTGGTCAACGAGAACTGCGAGCTGAAGATCGGTGACTTCGGCATGGCGCGGGGGCTGGGGGCCGACCCCCGGCACGCCAAGGCCTTCCTCACCGAGTACGTGGCCACCCGCTGGTACCGGGCGCcggagctgctgctctccctccacCGCTACACCCGCGCCATCGACATGTGGTCGGTTGGGTGCATCTTCGCTGAGATGTTGGGTCGCCGGCAGCTCTTCCCCGGCAGGAACTACGTCCACCAGCTGCAGCTCATCATGGCCGTGCTGGGAACGCCGCCGGCCACCGTCATGGCCGCCATCGGCGCCGAACGGGTGCGGGCGTACGTGCAGAGCCTGCCGCCGCGGCCGGCGGTGCCTTGGGAGAGCCTCTTCGGCGACGCCGAGCCGGCGGCGTTGGCGCTGTTGGGTCGGATGCTGCGTTTCGACCCGCGGGAGAGGGTGGGGGTGGCCGAGGCGCTGCGGCACCCATTTTTGGCCAAGTACCACGACCCCGAGGACGAGCCCGAGTGCGTCCCCGCCTTTGACTTCGCCTTCGACCGCCGGGCGCTCACCAAGGAGGAGATCAAGGCGGCCATCGTGGCCGAAATCGCCGACTTCCACGCCCGCCGCGACGGTATCCGGCGGCAAATCGCCTTCGCCCCGGCTGGCGGCGCCGAAAGCGCGGCCAGCGGGGCTGGCGTTGGTGTCAACGCAGCCAACAGCGCCATGGCCAACGTTAACGTCCCCATGGGCGACATCAACGCAGCCAACGTTGGCGTCAACGCAACGAACGTCAACGTGGGCAACGTCAACATGGCCAACGCCAATGTCAACATGGCCAGTGTCAACGTGGCCAACTCCGGCGTCACCATGGCCAATGTCAACATGGGCAATGTCAGCATGGGCAACTCCACTGTCAACGTGGCAAATGCCAGTGTCAACATGTCCAGCGTCAACATGGCCAACATCAGCACCACCATGACCAACAGCAGCGTCAGCATGGCCAACACCGCCATGGCCAACGTCAACGCGGCCAACGTCAACGTGCCCAATGCTGCAGTGGCCAGCGTTGGCCCGGCCTGGCCCTGCGCTGACGTGGACATGCcgagccccggccctgcccctgcccctgaCTGCCCAATGGACTCTCCCCGGGTGAAGGCGGAGCCGGGGGCCCCTGTGGCGCCCAAGCGGGACGGTGCCATCTCTGACGACACCAAGGCCGCGCTCAAGGCTGCTCTGCTCAAGTCAGCCATGAGGAACAAGAGCAAAG AGCCGCCGTGCGTGGCCCCGGAGGCCCCAGAGGGCCGGAAGCCGGTGACGGCGGCGGAGCGGCAGCGGGAGCGGGAGGAGAAGCGccggcggcggcaggagcgggCGAAGGAGCGGGAGAAGAAgcagcgggagcgggagcggcgcGAGCCCCGAGGCCGcggcgaggggctgcggggccTGGTCCTCACCGACGACGACCGCCACCTCCTCGAGCGTTGGACCAAGATGCGGGACGGGGCCCCGCCTCGCCCTCcgccccctccccgtccccccgcaccccctcctcccccttgcCCCCCACCTTGCGGGGGACCCCCCGACACCTGGCCGGGCCACGAGGTCTGGCCCGAGCCCCCCACCGCCCCTCTCCCGGCGGACCCCGACGTGGCCACCGTCACCCAGCAGCTCTCCAAGTCACAG GTGGAGGACCTGCTGCCCCCCGTCTTTTCGGTGACCCCGAAGGGGAGCGGAGCCGGCTACGGGGTGGGCTTCGACCTGGAGGAGTTCCTCAGCCAATCATTGGACATGGTGGGGGACACCAAGGACAG cCAAGGCGATTCGGCGCCGCTCTCGGCCTCGCTGCTCGCCGACTGGCTGGAGGTCCATCGCCTCAGCCCCGCCGCCCTCGAGAGCCTCCAGCGCGACCTCCAGCTCGGCTCCCCCATGGTGCTCGCCGACGACCTCCCTGACCCCTGA